In the Festucalex cinctus isolate MCC-2025b chromosome 10, RoL_Fcin_1.0, whole genome shotgun sequence genome, one interval contains:
- the LOC144027041 gene encoding retinoschisin-like, whose product MEASVRWAALFSLLVLLQALTAVHSQEEEEILQAEEELQEEDQQIQETRTAGNVKACTCDCEAVAPTGLADAVAAPTSPPEPSRGRPLTCMPECPYHRALGFESGSVTSDQISCSHQDQYSSWYSSWVPNKARLNNQGFGCAWLSKYNDLHQWLQIDLQEVGVVSGILTQGRCDSDEWITKYSVQYRTLETLNWVYYKDQTGNNRVFYGNSDRSSTVQNLLRPPIVARYVRLLPLGWHTRIAVRMELLMCMGKCV is encoded by the exons ATGGAGGCCAGCGTTCGTTGGGCCGCGCTCTTTTCCCTCCTCGTCCTCTTGCAGG CCCTGACTGCAGTTCACTCTCAGgag GAAGAGGAGATCCTGCAGGCGGAGGAGGAGCTGCAGGAGGAGGATCAGCAGATCCAGGAGACGCGGACCGCCGGGAACGTGAAGGCGTGCACGTGCGACTGTGAGGCCGTCGCGCCCACCGGCCTCGCCGACGCCGTCGCCGCGCCCACCTCGCCGCCAGAGCCGTCTCGAGGCCGACCGCTGACTTGCATGCCGG AGTGTCCGTACCACCGAGCCTTGGGCTTCGAGTCCGGCTCGGTGACGTCGGACCAGATCAGCTGCTCCCATCAGGATCAGTACAGCAGCTGGTACTCCTCCTGGGTCCCCAACAAGGCGCGACTCAACAACCAGGGCTTCGG GTGTGCGTGGCTGTCCAAGTACAACGACCTGCACCAGTGGCTGCAGATCGACCTGCAGGAAGTGGGCGTGGTGTCGGGCATCCTGACGCAGGGTCGCTGCGACTCGGACGAGTGGATCACCAAGTACAGCGTCCAGTACCGCACGCTGGAAACGCTCAACTGGGTCTACTACAAAGACCAGACGGGGAATAACAGA GTCTTCTACGGGAACTCGGACCGCTCGTCCACGGTGCAGAACCTCCTGCGCCCGCCCATCGTGGCGCGCTACGTCCGCCTGCTGCCTCTGGGCTGGCACACCCGCATCGCCGTTCGCATGGAGCTGCTCATGTGCATGGGGAAGTGCGTGTGA